In Bradyrhizobium guangzhouense, the DNA window AGCAAATTCCTCGCCGAGCTTGGCATTAGGGACGGCGTGAGGGTCAATTGTATCAATCCCGGCTTGGTGAGGACAGACAGATTGACAAAGCGCCTGACGCTGGAGAGCCGCGAACGACGCATCGACCCTGCCGAAATGGAATATCAGCTCAGCCGCGAGTTGCGCATTGCGCGAATCGGCGAGCCTGAGGATATCGCGGCGCTGGTTAGATTTGTCTTGTCAGATCGCGGTCGTCTCCTGCAAGGGGCTGCTATCGATGCGGATGCAGGTCTGACAAAAACGCTTTAGATTCGCCTAACCGCGCAACTCTGGTTCGTCGGCCCCACTCAGGGAGAATGCCGAGGTTCAGGTCGCGCGTATAACCAGGGCTGGCACGCTCGGCTCTTCTGCTGGAAGTCCTCAATGTCGGCGACGAATCTTAGCGTTTGACCAATCTCGTCGAGGCCCTCTAGCAGCGTTGCGCGACGGGCAGTTGGAATGTTAAAAGCGATTGTCCTGTCGTTCGGTAATTCGATGGTGCAGCTTTCGAGATCCACCGACATCGTCGGATCGTTCGTGGTCGCCAGGTGGTGATGGATCTCATCAACCTCTGCCTGCGGTAACGTGACGAGTAGCAGCCCGTTCTTGAACGAGTTTTCGTAAAAAATGTCGCCAAAGGTGGGTGCAATCACGCAGCGAATACCGAACCGTACCAGGGCCCAAACCGCGAACTCGCGGGAGCTGCCACAACCAAAATTGGCTCCCGCAACAATAACTTTGCTCTTGCGAAAGGGGGCGCGGTTCAAGATAAAGTCCGGCACCTCTTGGCCTTGCAGATCATACCGCCAGATCGCAAACAGGCCTTCCCCCGGATTGCTCTTCAAGCTGCGTTGCCAAGCGACCGAAATGATCGCGTCTGTATCGATGTTAGGGCGCGGGAAACTGGCCGCGACACCCTCGACACGTGTGTATTTCTCCATACGAATTCTCCGGCGGCCTAGGTTAAGTACCTTCTGACGTCCGTTACCGCCCCGGCAATCGCAGCGGCGGCCACCGAGGCGGGACTGGCTAGGTGGGTGCGACTCTTTTGGCCTTGGCGCCCCTCGAAATTGCGGTTCGACGTAGAGATGCAACGCTTACCGGGTCCTACAAAGTCATCATTGATGGCGACGCACATGGAACATCCGGCCTCCCGCCACTCAAACCCAGCTTCCAGGAAGACTTTGTCGAGCCCCAGAGATTCAGCGGCATGTTTAACCTGCGCTGAGCCGGGTACCACAAGCGCGCGTACATGCGAAGCGACCTTGCGCCCCCGCACGACTTCGGCGGCAGCCTCTATATCGGAAAGGCGGCTGTTGGTGCATGAACCGATAAACGCCACGTCGACGGTGAGCCCTTCGAGAGACTGACCGGCCTCAAGACCGAGATAAGTCAGCGAACGGTCCATTGCGGCGCGACGCGCAAGGTCGTTAACCGCCGCGGGATCAGGAATCGGATCGCTGACGCTGCCAACATCCTCGGGGGTCGTCCCCCAGGTGACCTGCGGGCCGATGCTCGTGCAATCAACATCGACCTCTCGATCGAAAACCGCTTCTGGGTCGGTCGGGAGCGAACGCCAGTAAGCCAATGACTGTTCCCACATTTCTCCCTTGGGCGAATAAGGCAGATCGTGGAGATATTCGAATGTGACGTCATCGGCAGCTATAAGTCCAGCTCTCGCACCGAACTCGATCGACATATTGCAGATGGTTTGGCGTTCTTCTATCGACAAAGACCGTATGACGCTGCCGGCATATTCCACAGCGTAGCCACGTCCCGCCGCAACGCCGATCTGACCAATCAATCTCAAAATGAGATCCTTGGCGTATACCCCTCGGTTGAGCTTGCCTTCGAAATTGATACGCATGCGTTTCGGCCGCCGCTGGACGATTGTCTGGGTCGCGAGCACATGCTCCACCTCGCTGGTGCCAATGCCCCAAGCCCAACAACCAAGTCCTCCACACGTTGCCGTATGGCTGTCGCCGCATACCAGTGTTGTGCCGGGCAAGACGATGCCGAGCTCAGGTGCGATTACATGGACAATGCCTTGCCGAGGATCGTCAACATCAATGAGTTCAATCTTATGAGCCTGACAATTTTCACGTAACAGCTGCACGAATTCCCGACCACCAGCGAACGTCTCTCCCGTACGACCTTTCGCCGTGGAAAGGATGTGATCGACAACAGCATAGGTCAGTTCGGGATTACGGGTCTTGCGGCCAGCACGCTTCAAGCCCTCGAAGGCGGCAGCCGATGTGCATTCATGAACCATGTGCCGGTCCACATGAAGAAGAAACACGCCATCTTCAATCTCCCGGATAACATGCGACAGCCAGATCTTGTCGAACAGAGTTTCGCTGTTTGCCATGGCGCTAATCGACTTGTCCCAAGGGGCTTGAATTCTCACGAGGTGAGCGAGCCGTACACGAGCTTTGGGAAGTTAAGAACCTCGGACATTGCCCAATAGGAGAAAATTGCAAACACCCCTTTTGCCCGGCTAGCAAATCGATGCTGTGCGTCAGATGCGCTTAAGTACTCGCGGTCCACGCAAAATAGAACGATCGGCCTGCATCAGGCCTGCGCTATCTACAAGAGCAACTTTCTGGAAACGCGGAGCGAGCCAACGGGTATTGCCTGCGCAAACAACTACGCCGGGCACAACGATTGCAAGAGGCGAAAGCTGCCTATTGACGTCCGTTCGGATGATCTTCTTGGCGAGCCAAACCGAAAGGTTCCAATATAGGCTGATCGCTTGTCCGGAACAGAATCGATTTCTCATACGCAATATATTCGCACCACGACCAAGCCGGCTCTGCGATCACATCGCGCTCTGACCATTCGTGCTTGACGCCATCGATAATGGTGGCACCGCTTCCCTTCGCAACAACACAAAGACTACTCGATGTGCGTCGTCGTGCCTTCGAGTGGAAGCCTTTACGGAATCCGTTCACGTGACAGGCGATTGTCGGCATGACATGCCCACCCGTGATAGGATTTACGTATTCGTAAACGACACCCTCGTACGGGTCATCATCGTCGCGGTCCAGTCCGGCTTGTATCATTGCTTCGGCGGCAGCCCATTTGTACACCAACTGGGGCGAGGCCGGCGGTTGCGCGCGCGTCCGACCTTGTAGCATTCCGAGCGCGCCAATATCTTCGTAAGAGCCCACAGTATTGGTATAGGGTTCTAAGGATTTGCTAGGATGCATCTCGAAACAATCGGCTCGCATGTATGAAACGAATGGGGTATCGAGCGCATCGAACCAAACCATTGGCTCCGTCCCGCCATTGTGCGCGTGACTATGCCAGCACCCTCCAGGCGTGAGCAAAAGATCAAGCTCGTGCATATCCGCGCGCGTGCCATCGACGACCGTGAACGCACCACTTCCCGACAAGATGAAGCGCAGCGCTGAATAGGTGTGCCGGTGCGCCGGTGCGACTTCGCCAGGTAGGATCATCTGCAACGCGCCATTGAGCGTAGGCGTTGCTGCTGCGGACCGTGGCATCCCGGGATTCTCAAACAGAAGAATTCGGCGCTCAGTGCCCGGCCCGGCCAATGATGTCTTAACAGCTTCCTCGAACTCAGCGTGCAAGTCGCGCCACCGCCATACATGGCCGCGCGCCTTGTAGCCCATCTCTTCGGCGACCCCGCTGGTATTCCAGATGGGAATGATACTCAGCCGCTTCATACGATCGGCCCGCTCGGCTGTGGGATCGGCATGTTTCGGATCTGGCTGAGCCGTGCTGTTCGACATTTTGGTTCCTCAACTTTAGTTCGAGCTTGCCGCCACGCTGCGGTTGATTAGACCTGCCGGCTAGCATGAAATTGCAGGACGAGGACTGCGCCTCCTCTAATTTTTGGCTATGCGCGGTGATCGGAGCATTTCGTCCGCCGACCAATCGCCGGCCTCGATCAGGAGCGTCATTTCGCCAATATCCTGTACGCCAACGACGACGCGGTCGCCCGGTACAATTTCGGATACTCCTTCGGGAGTGCCGCTCATGATGATGTCGCCGGGATGAAGTGTATAATAGGCGGACGCGAACGCGATCAGCTTGGGAACCGACCATATGAGGTGTCGCGTATTCGATCGCTGCTTCTCCTTGCCGTTTATGCTCAGATAAAGGTCAAGAACCCCGGGATCGGGAATCTCATCTCGCGTAACCAACCAGGGTCCCAAGACGGAATAGGTGTCGATTGATTTCCGCAGGCTCCGCTCTTCGGGACCACGGACAACCGCGTCGACAGCAACGGCGTACCCAGCGACATACTGCAAGGCGTCTGCCTGCGGGATGTTGCGACCCCGTCGACCTATAACAACACCCAACTCGGCTTCGGGGTCGTGCCTTCGCGTCGGATCGCCCAGTCTGATCAGCGATCCCGGGCCCACTAGCGAACTATTGGCCTTCAAAAAAAGACCGGCTCTGTCGATCGTCTGAACCTCCGATCGGCCCTGCCGCAATTCTTGATTGTTCGTCCCCTCGTCGAGATGGAGCTGATAGTTGACAGGGGCAGCGATGATCTTAGACGGATTAGCGACGGGGCTATCAAGCCGAACCGAGCTCACGGGAATGCGTCGAGCGCGCCCGGCCAGCTCCTGTGCCTTGGCGATGACGCGGTCCAAATGCTCGATCATGATGTCGTGCTGCGGAAACGGCCACTTGAGGCTGGGCAGCACGTCCAGCGCCTCGGTAACGACGAGAATTTCGCCATCTCGCACGATACCAAGCTGATTTCCATCGAAACGACAGAGCCGCATATTATTCTCTCCTATCCAGATAGAGCGGTTAGGGCAGCCAAGCCGCCGGCTTATGCCCTAACCCTATGGCGTCGCCCCGACGTAAGTGTTGGAGTGGGCGTGGCGCCGAATCGCGCGAAAGAACTCGTCCGTCTCCGGCAGAAACTCGAACAGCGCAAAACTATGAATGCTATCGTCGAACAAGTGCAGTTCGGCATCTCCGCCCGCCGATTTAGCAGCAGCGACCAATGCACGAGCGTCGTCAGCGAGGGCTTCTCCACGCGCCGCAAAGACGCGCATCGGTGGTAGCCCGGCAAGATTTCCGCGAAGCGGCGAAATGGCGGGATCATCGGGCTCTCGGTCTTGGATGAACGCACCAGCCAAAGTCAGTAGTCGCCGCCGGGTCATCCAGGGCTCGGTTCGTCTATTGCCGTCGATACTGGCCGCCGTCAGCGTGAGATCGGCAAAGGGCGACAGGAGATAAAGGGCGGCGGGCCGAGTGACATTCTCGTGACGGAGCTTTGCGGCGAGACTTAAAGCAAGACCACCGCCCGAGCATTCGCCACTGACTGCAACTGGGTCTGCGCGCCGCGAAAGCCACGCAAAGGCCGCTCGCACATCCTCCTGCATTTGCATTGGCGTATGTTCCGGGACAAGTCGGAACTCGGGTACCAACGCCCAGCCACCGATCGCGCGCGCTAGACCAGCTGCAAGCAAAACCGAGCTCTTAGCCGAACCAAACACATATCCTCCCCCATGAAGATGAAGAACGGCAGGACCACTTTTCCCGCCGGGGGGAATGACGCATAACGCAGGCACCCCGTCGCAGTCGACGGTTTCTACCGACACATCCTCTGGCAACGCACATAGACTCGACATGAACCGCTCGTAAGCAGCCCGTTCGCTCATCCAGTCTTCATCTTCGAACTTGAGAGCATTCGACCAAAGATCGAACGCGCGGGCGGCGGCCGGCCGCGACGGCCGCACCAATGGACTGGCGTTAAACAGGTCGAATGGCTTGTTTGATTCGGCGACTTCATCATAGCCATAGAGCCACGCAAACCGCTCATACCCAGCTTGGTCGAGCTTCAGCATGCCCCGCCCCATCCGTCCGTAAGCCGCCTGACGCTCGGGTGCCTTTTCATGAAATGCCGTAAGATCGCCGCGACTTTGGTGAAGCAACCGAGTGGTCCGCGGCTTCCGCCGCGCTTGAAACTCGGAAAAAGCGGCTTCCAAGTTGCTCCCGCTCCGGTGCAAACAAGCCGCCAACGCCACCGAATCTTCGAGCGCCATCGCCGCACCGGAGCCGGATGTCGGCAGCACCGGGTGGGCCGCGTCGCCAATCAGAACTATTCGCCCGCGATGCCATTCTGGCAGGGGATAACGATAATTGATCGCCGTGATGAAAGCTTCGGTTACAGCCTCAGTGATCTCTCGGACGTCTTTGCAGGCGTCCTTAAATGAGGCGCGCAAATCCGCGACATCCCCAGCTGTGGCCCAGTCCTCACGATGGATCTCATCGGCAGGTACGTAGAAGGCTGCATAAAACTGTTTGCCGCGACGAATCGGATAGCAAACCACGTGGCGACCCGCACCGCTCCACACATTGGTATCCAATGTTAGCGCTTTGCTGAGAAGCGTCGTTGGTAGAACGGTCCGCCAGGCGAGGAGGCCCGTAGATATCGACTCGCTTTCTCCAAAAATTGCGCTTCGCACCTTGGAACGCAGGCCATCGGCTCCGATTAGGAGATCGCCAAGAACAGCCTCACCCCTCTCGAGAATGACGGTAACACTTCGATCATCTTGCTTCACATCGACAACAGAGCAGTTGAGCCGGATCTCCGTTCCGTCCAAATGTCTTGCAAGAGCGTCGATCAAATCGCGGCGATGCGTCTTGTAAAGCGGGGCGCCATACAGCTTGGCTCCCGCTTCGCCCAGTTGGGTGCGATTGCGTACCTCACCGCTCACCATATCATAAAATGTAATCGTCTCGGGCGGCTCATCCGAGCGCTTTATCTCCGCCGCAATGCCCAGCGATTCAAGAACGCGCATAGCATGAGGTCCAAGGACAACACCTGCTCCAACCTCGCTTAACTCCGCCGCTCGCTCGATGACGGTCACGTCGATGCCGTTACGACGCAAAGCAACCGCCGTAGCCAGTCCGGCCACTCCGGCTCCGACAATCAGGGCACGCATAGCCATCCTCCCGTAGTTGGACATCTGTGACCGATATCCTTTATTCGCAGGTTAAGCTCACCAGTCGTCGAACCGACCAGAGCGCTGCGGGTTAAGGCGAGCTTTCCGGGCTACTCACTGCCCGGTCAATCATCGACCTACGTCGCGCTGCCGCCTTGTCATTTTGGTAAACGTGTTTCCTATTCTGTCGTTTGTCAAGCAGCGCCCAGTCCTGGCGGCAAACCCCAAGCCAAACTCTTTCCGTCGCACAAGTATGCGGCGCAGTATTGTCCTATTCCGCTAGTCGCACCGATTGTAAGTTCCGGCGATACCCTCAAGCCCTGCGGCATGCATACGCCCGCCGCTACACAACTTTTGCTGACCTATGAAACAGCTGATCTCTCCTGTTCGGTGCAGCTTTCCACTATGCGGGGCCGTTCAAAGCGCACCGCCGCCACATAGCAGTGCGACGTGCACCAATCGATGCGACCCTGCTGCGAGCGAGGTTAAACAATAATGGCTGGCCGTCTGGCTGGACGTCACATTTTGATCTCGGGCGGCGGAAGCGGAATCGGCCATGCCACCGCCATGCGATGCGCCGAGGAAGGAGCGGTGGTGACTGTTGTCGGACGGCGGCTCGATTGCTTGAAAGAGGTCGCCAGGTTGACGCGAGGACACGCTATTGCGGCGGATCTTACCGACGAGGCGCAAGCATTTGCCGCGGTGAACGACGCCGCGGCCCTTATGGGCTGTCTCGATGGTATCATCAATTGCGTCGGCAATGCCGAGGCCGCTGTTCTAGAAGATATCGACTTAGCTCGTTGGGACGCGAGTCTTCGCACCAACCTTACGTCTCACTACCTGGTCTGCAGAGCAGCATTGCCACATCTTCGAAAGACTCGAGCAGCAGCCATCGTCAACGTGTCGGCACTGGCAGGTATACGACCCGGTGTAAGCAGCGCGGCGTACGGAGCCGCAAAGGCCGGCGTCATCCAATTTACCAAGACACTTGCTGCCCAGTTGGCGCCCGATATACGAGTGAACTGCGTCTGCCCGGGGGCCGTCGATACTGAGATGATGGACCGATTTTTGGCCGGAAAGTCAGCCTCGCAACAAGACGCTTTTCTGGCGAGGTACGCGCTGAGGCGGCTGGCAATTCCCCTAGAAATAGCAAATCTCTTGCTGTTCCTGGTCAGTTCGGAGGCTCAGTACATCACAGGCAGCAACTATGTCTGCGACGGAGGTCGGGCCTATCAGTGATAGGGAGGTCCTACCGAACGGAACTTGTCACCTGTCCAGTCGACACTGGATCATGACGGCTAGGCTAAGGCTGGCACGCTTGGATAAGGCGACCAGCCTAATTTGCAGATGAGATCGGGCCTAGACAGGCCCGCGATGGCTCGGTGTCGACAGAGCAGGCATGGCGCGCTGCCAAGCCCGCTCAGCCCTTTTGAAAGATCTGACAGTGCGAACCGCGGGTCGGACCGCTTGAACTAGGTCGGCAGCCGCGAATTCGCGGGGACGATCCGCGGCGGCCCCAGAGCGCCACGCTGGGTGCGCGGCTTCTTCACGAAGTCTGCAAACTCGGCATCGACGCCGTATGGCCAGCTGCGCTTGAGAGGGTCCTCCACTAACGTCGTCAGCCGACCGAGCCCCGTTATTTCCTGAACGATGGTATCGCCATGCTGCATCGGACCTAAACCCTGACGGTTGCAGCCTGTCGCGATTATATCGCCTGGGAAGAACGTATTGAACATCGAGGCCTTGTGAATGAGCGCCGGGATTCGATGGGCCATGTCACTTGTGTGGTAGTCCTGCCGTAGCTCGCCGTTGGCCCAAAGCCGGACCTGCAGATCGTGAGGGTCCCGCACTTCATCCTTTGTCACGACCAAGGGACCAAGAGGCGCAAACGTATCCCAATTCTTTTGCGTGAAAAATGACATCTGACCGTTCGACAATATGCCGCGTGCGGACCCGTCTTGAACGATCGTGTATCCAAAAACATAATCCAACGCTTCGCTCTCCGAGACGTCCTTGCAGGTCTTGCCTATGACCACGCCTAGTTCCAATTCGTGATGGACGATGGTCACTTCGACCTTAGGAAGAATCATTGTGTCGCCATCGCCAATGATCGCAGATGGCGATTTGTGAAAGAACTCAAGATCGCTGATATTGCCTTCGATCCCCTCTTTATAGTTCGCTGCGGCGCACAGAATTTTAGATGGTCGCGGCAGCGGCGCTCTCAGCCGCACTTCGGAGACTGGGCGGCCCTTCGTGCGCGACACGTAATCCTCCAAGAGCGGCCGGTAGGTCGCCCAGTTAGTCATCAGACCTTCCATCAGGTATTGAGGCCCGCATTTCGCGAGCGCGGAAACCGGCTTTGTGATGTCGACAATTTCATTCTCTTTGATTGCCCCGGGTATGAACTCGTTGAACAAAGCTAGTTTCATCGAAGTACTCCTCGCATCCCGCTGAAAGCCGCCGCCTAAGGTGCATAAACCAAGGCGCATCCGACGCTGCACGTCGCGACCGACGCAATGTCACTAGGCGTCAAACCCACCAATCAAAATAGTATGGAATTTTGCAAGCGCTGGAACAGCGCAATTTTTTACTCGAATTGCACAGCGAAGCACCGAATACTCTGATGTAAAGCATGGCAGGTCGGGGCTTGCATGACGGTAAGGAGAGCGGCCTCGGAAAGGCGACCGGACCGTAGCTCGCGGCCAAGTCTCTGACGGGAGGGGAGTGAAGGAGCGAGCCCGCCACCTGCGCTCGGCTTCACCTCGTCTGCGGCCATTGGCTTCCATGACCGAATGTGGACGCTGCGGCGCGGCGTGTCGAGCGGCAAGCCAATGATTGGACTTCCACAACATTCGTCCAACTGCTGGCTCTTGCGAGACCAATGCTCCTAAGTTGGCGGCTCGGCTAGGCCGCCCAGGCGCCGCGAAGCTGCTTGCGCGGCGGCGCGGAGCTTCTTTTGAAGTGCAGGTTCGCTATTGATGGACGAACCATGGACTGACCCAAAAAACGTGAGGGCCATTGGCACACGGCCGCGATGATCGAAAATCGGCGCTGCTGTGGTTTCCAATCCTAGTCTGATGACTGTGGGAAATACGGGGTCGAGCAGACCATTGCGTTGCTGCGATGGAACCGATGCTGAGAGACCGAACTCGCGAACCGCCGCACACATGCGCGTCACGTCCTGGCGCCGAATCTGCTGTTCGGGGTTCTCGCGATTCCACACGGCAAGCTCTTGCTTCACCAGCGGGGCAATTTCCCCTCCCTCGCGATAGGCCATGAGCACGCGCCCGGTTGCCGACCATAAGAGCGGGAGCACGCGGCCTTCGTCGATCCGGAAATGATAGCCCAAGCGTCCGGATTGCCAACGCACCACCGTCGGACCAAATGAGCCCCAAACGGAGAGATGTCCGTCAAAGCCGGTCTCCTCACTGAAGGCGACGAGCGCATCCACGCCGATCCGAATGTGATCCAATTGACCGAGGGCAACCAATCCTAATTCGACAACGGCTTGCCCCAAAGCGTAATGGCCTGATCTGACGTCCTGCTCCATAAAGCCCGCCGCGAGCAGGCTTGACAAATACCTATGAGCCCGGCTCGGGCTGAGTCCGCTGACGGTGGCAACATCCTTAAGCGGAAGCGGCCGGCGCTCCTTCGCGATCGCCTGTAGCATTGATAGACCAACGAGCATGGCACGGATGCCGTTGCCGGCCTCTTCCCCGTCCTCCCGTTCACGCAGCGGCATTCCCTTTGACCGGAGCCTGCCGCCAGCTGGAAGGCCCTTAGCTTTTTTCGGATCCGAGCGGAGGTTCTTTTTTCGGGCCATGTCTTTGATAGCGGTGGCTGCGCCGTGGTTCGGATCAAGATCGTTATTCGGTTCCGTGCCGTGCTTCAAGCGGCGGTCGGTTGAGACTTGGGGAGCGAGTGGCTAAAAGCCCGAGAGAAACTAACCGGCCGCTGGGCTGTTTCAAGCGCCAGGCACAACTGGGCAGCCTATCAAGATTACTGCCGGCTGAATGGCCGTGTGAGAGCGCAAACTTTGGTAGCTCCTCTGCTGGAGTAGCCGATCTGGAAGCGCAAAAGAGCCGATGTCGCCCTGCGCGGTGGCAGGTTTTGCTAGGCTACGTCGGATCAACAAACCGGACCGATGATCGTGACAGCGACGATATCGCGGGCCGTGCCGAGCCTGGAAGGACACGAACCGACGTCACGAACGTCGCACGTAGAAGGCGCCCCAGCCAAGGCCGAGCGTCACGGCTATGGCCGAGCCCAACAACACGCCCAATTTTGCTGCCCTTAAAAAACCTTCACTGGAGAAGGCCAGCATCGAGATGAAGATGGACATGGTGAAGCCGATGCCCGCTAGCAGTCCGACGAGAAAGACGCCGCCCCAAGAAACCCCGGGAGCAAGGCAGCAGAACCCCGATCGTACGGCGATCCAGGCCGCTCCGAAAATGCCAAGCGGCTTTCCCACTATCAAAGCAAGTGCGGTGCCCATCGTCACCAGCAGGCCGGCAGCGGGTAGATCCGCGCCCTTTATGCTGACCCCCGAATTCGCCAGCGCAAACATTGGCATCACTCCGTAAGCTACCCACGGATGAAGTACCATCTGCACGCGCGACGCGGGCGGCAAAATCTCACGGTGAGCTATGCGAAGGTCGCGCAACGGCTGCTGCAACAAATGCAGATCTCCTGTTTTCATCGCATCGCCAGTTTTCAACTGTCCGAGCGCTTGCGACGCCACCTCCAGCGGAGGTTCTCGCATCGCTATGGGGCGAGCCGGAGTCATCAACCCGAGCACCACTCCAGCAAGTGTTGGGTGGACCCCGGCAACGAACAATCCGACCCAAACCAACAAACCTGGCACCACATATGGCGATGCCGCACCGATCCCCATCCGCTGGAATCCCAAGACCCCGAGAACGCCAACGGCTGCGATAGCAAGGCCGCCTAATTGCAGAGTTTCGGTGTAAAAGACGGCGATGATCAAAATCGCAATGATGTCGTCGATGATCGCTAGAGCGAGTAGGAACACTCGCACATTGACCGGGATTCTTCGTCCAAGCAGGGCGAGGACGCCAACAGCAAAGGCGATGTCCGTCGCGGTCGGCACGGCCCAGCCGTGTCCCCGAGCAGCATCATTGTTGAGGCTTAGATAGATAAGCGCGGGAACGAGGACGCCACCGGCCGAAGCAATCAGCGGCAGAACGGCCTGGTCAAAGCGGCTCAGTGCGCCCTCATGAACCTCCCGCCGAATCTCCATGCCCACAACAAGGAAGAAGACGGTCATCAATGCGTCATTCACCCAGAAATGCAGCGACTGGGAAAAGACGTACTCACCAAGGCCAATGGTGACAGGGAGAGTCCAAAAGAGGTGGTAACTCGGGGCCGCGGTCGAATTCGCCCAGATCAAGGCCGCGGCTGCTGCAACGAGAAGCACCGCGCCGCTTACTGCCTCAATATGCAGAAATCGGTTAAGTGTGTTCGCAGCCTGTTCTGCCAATCGCTGAGCTGTCGGAAGATCGCCGAATTTAGGATCGTGGTTCATAGGCGCAGATCGTCCGCGTGGCGGCCCGACCATCGCGTTACCTGACGCCGCCCCAATGCAGCGAACACCCATGCGTCCCTATACAGGGTAATGGTGGCAATTCAACGTCGGGACGAGACCCTGG includes these proteins:
- the leuD gene encoding 3-isopropylmalate dehydratase small subunit, which encodes MEKYTRVEGVAASFPRPNIDTDAIISVAWQRSLKSNPGEGLFAIWRYDLQGQEVPDFILNRAPFRKSKVIVAGANFGCGSSREFAVWALVRFGIRCVIAPTFGDIFYENSFKNGLLLVTLPQAEVDEIHHHLATTNDPTMSVDLESCTIELPNDRTIAFNIPTARRATLLEGLDEIGQTLRFVADIEDFQQKSRACQPWLYARPEPRHSP
- the leuC gene encoding 3-isopropylmalate dehydratase large subunit is translated as MANSETLFDKIWLSHVIREIEDGVFLLHVDRHMVHECTSAAAFEGLKRAGRKTRNPELTYAVVDHILSTAKGRTGETFAGGREFVQLLRENCQAHKIELIDVDDPRQGIVHVIAPELGIVLPGTTLVCGDSHTATCGGLGCWAWGIGTSEVEHVLATQTIVQRRPKRMRINFEGKLNRGVYAKDLILRLIGQIGVAAGRGYAVEYAGSVIRSLSIEERQTICNMSIEFGARAGLIAADDVTFEYLHDLPYSPKGEMWEQSLAYWRSLPTDPEAVFDREVDVDCTSIGPQVTWGTTPEDVGSVSDPIPDPAAVNDLARRAAMDRSLTYLGLEAGQSLEGLTVDVAFIGSCTNSRLSDIEAAAEVVRGRKVASHVRALVVPGSAQVKHAAESLGLDKVFLEAGFEWREAGCSMCVAINDDFVGPGKRCISTSNRNFEGRQGQKSRTHLASPASVAAAAIAGAVTDVRRYLT
- a CDS encoding cupin domain-containing protein is translated as MSNSTAQPDPKHADPTAERADRMKRLSIIPIWNTSGVAEEMGYKARGHVWRWRDLHAEFEEAVKTSLAGPGTERRILLFENPGMPRSAAATPTLNGALQMILPGEVAPAHRHTYSALRFILSGSGAFTVVDGTRADMHELDLLLTPGGCWHSHAHNGGTEPMVWFDALDTPFVSYMRADCFEMHPSKSLEPYTNTVGSYEDIGALGMLQGRTRAQPPASPQLVYKWAAAEAMIQAGLDRDDDDPYEGVVYEYVNPITGGHVMPTIACHVNGFRKGFHSKARRRTSSSLCVVAKGSGATIIDGVKHEWSERDVIAEPAWSWCEYIAYEKSILFRTSDQPILEPFGLARQEDHPNGRQ
- a CDS encoding fumarylacetoacetate hydrolase family protein; this translates as MRLCRFDGNQLGIVRDGEILVVTEALDVLPSLKWPFPQHDIMIEHLDRVIAKAQELAGRARRIPVSSVRLDSPVANPSKIIAAPVNYQLHLDEGTNNQELRQGRSEVQTIDRAGLFLKANSSLVGPGSLIRLGDPTRRHDPEAELGVVIGRRGRNIPQADALQYVAGYAVAVDAVVRGPEERSLRKSIDTYSVLGPWLVTRDEIPDPGVLDLYLSINGKEKQRSNTRHLIWSVPKLIAFASAYYTLHPGDIIMSGTPEGVSEIVPGDRVVVGVQDIGEMTLLIEAGDWSADEMLRSPRIAKN
- a CDS encoding alpha/beta hydrolase fold domain-containing protein; this translates as MRALIVGAGVAGLATAVALRRNGIDVTVIERAAELSEVGAGVVLGPHAMRVLESLGIAAEIKRSDEPPETITFYDMVSGEVRNRTQLGEAGAKLYGAPLYKTHRRDLIDALARHLDGTEIRLNCSVVDVKQDDRSVTVILERGEAVLGDLLIGADGLRSKVRSAIFGESESISTGLLAWRTVLPTTLLSKALTLDTNVWSGAGRHVVCYPIRRGKQFYAAFYVPADEIHREDWATAGDVADLRASFKDACKDVREITEAVTEAFITAINYRYPLPEWHRGRIVLIGDAAHPVLPTSGSGAAMALEDSVALAACLHRSGSNLEAAFSEFQARRKPRTTRLLHQSRGDLTAFHEKAPERQAAYGRMGRGMLKLDQAGYERFAWLYGYDEVAESNKPFDLFNASPLVRPSRPAAARAFDLWSNALKFEDEDWMSERAAYERFMSSLCALPEDVSVETVDCDGVPALCVIPPGGKSGPAVLHLHGGGYVFGSAKSSVLLAAGLARAIGGWALVPEFRLVPEHTPMQMQEDVRAAFAWLSRRADPVAVSGECSGGGLALSLAAKLRHENVTRPAALYLLSPFADLTLTAASIDGNRRTEPWMTRRRLLTLAGAFIQDREPDDPAISPLRGNLAGLPPMRVFAARGEALADDARALVAAAKSAGGDAELHLFDDSIHSFALFEFLPETDEFFRAIRRHAHSNTYVGATP
- a CDS encoding SDR family NAD(P)-dependent oxidoreductase — encoded protein: MAGRLAGRHILISGGGSGIGHATAMRCAEEGAVVTVVGRRLDCLKEVARLTRGHAIAADLTDEAQAFAAVNDAAALMGCLDGIINCVGNAEAAVLEDIDLARWDASLRTNLTSHYLVCRAALPHLRKTRAAAIVNVSALAGIRPGVSSAAYGAAKAGVIQFTKTLAAQLAPDIRVNCVCPGAVDTEMMDRFLAGKSASQQDAFLARYALRRLAIPLEIANLLLFLVSSEAQYITGSNYVCDGGRAYQ
- a CDS encoding fumarylacetoacetate hydrolase family protein, which gives rise to MKLALFNEFIPGAIKENEIVDITKPVSALAKCGPQYLMEGLMTNWATYRPLLEDYVSRTKGRPVSEVRLRAPLPRPSKILCAAANYKEGIEGNISDLEFFHKSPSAIIGDGDTMILPKVEVTIVHHELELGVVIGKTCKDVSESEALDYVFGYTIVQDGSARGILSNGQMSFFTQKNWDTFAPLGPLVVTKDEVRDPHDLQVRLWANGELRQDYHTSDMAHRIPALIHKASMFNTFFPGDIIATGCNRQGLGPMQHGDTIVQEITGLGRLTTLVEDPLKRSWPYGVDAEFADFVKKPRTQRGALGPPRIVPANSRLPT